In a single window of the Veillonella sp. genome:
- a CDS encoding VirK/YbjX family protein, which produces MFQYIKDQWANGRAIYGKKSWRETRRVILHFLRTVGHKQEMMEYKAFFESYVPDQHILDKQEGLYELMSRIFLFKESTLRERIDAVKNHFTALEDVFTPETIEMLYNPEELKPEGLKQGILLWEDADLNMTAHLNFMTGQRKEGLFTILLQLGDQGVYHANIRLGKGLEGEPALWIGTIQGYKDGLDNAKHITKKMFGYRPKNFIVFLIRELVKYCKVQSMYTVSDEGFYANTHIVRGHKAKVAELDPLWEDIGGTVTQDPRFFKIPLEEYRKPIEEIKSQKRSQYRKRYELLDQYEEQIKENLKAYLK; this is translated from the coding sequence ATGTTTCAATATATAAAGGACCAATGGGCTAATGGTCGAGCTATTTATGGGAAAAAATCGTGGCGTGAAACACGTCGCGTAATCTTGCATTTCTTGCGAACTGTAGGCCACAAGCAAGAGATGATGGAATACAAGGCTTTTTTTGAAAGCTACGTACCAGATCAACATATTTTAGATAAACAAGAAGGTCTGTATGAGTTGATGAGCCGTATTTTCTTGTTTAAAGAATCAACATTGCGTGAACGCATTGATGCGGTAAAGAATCACTTTACAGCATTAGAAGATGTATTTACGCCTGAGACCATCGAAATGCTATATAATCCTGAGGAACTAAAACCGGAAGGATTAAAACAAGGCATTCTACTTTGGGAAGATGCTGATTTAAACATGACGGCACACCTTAACTTTATGACCGGTCAACGTAAGGAAGGTTTATTTACCATTCTGTTACAACTAGGAGACCAAGGCGTATACCATGCGAATATCCGCCTTGGCAAAGGTCTAGAAGGGGAACCAGCATTGTGGATTGGTACCATCCAAGGGTATAAAGATGGTCTCGATAACGCAAAACATATTACAAAGAAAATGTTTGGCTATCGTCCAAAAAACTTTATTGTATTTTTGATTCGGGAACTCGTTAAATACTGTAAAGTGCAATCTATGTACACCGTATCTGACGAAGGTTTCTACGCTAATACACACATAGTGCGTGGCCATAAGGCAAAGGTAGCTGAACTCGATCCATTGTGGGAAGACATTGGCGGTACAGTTACACAAGATCCACGATTCTTTAAAATACCATTGGAAGAGTACAGAAAACCGATTGAAGAAATCAAATCACAAAAACGTAGTCAGTATCGGAAGAGATATGAACTATTGGATCAGTACGAAGAACAAATTAAAGAAAATTTAAAGGCGTATTTAAAATAG
- a CDS encoding glycosyltransferase family 1 protein: MRVAILESIIMPAGHEVEFDRMIINELKRQGHEPVLMVPENFTFKVDYGVEVIYLEGGEVVTYAGASKWKKPFLSLLRERRRRAWFTSAAKKLEEHNCDALIIPTSTYRYIKALLDTPLKNAKVPVHFIFHGIGKGENVRFLKQAERANRYPNIYLDVITLRDDMLRSDLSRVRPILPPVFTPSTGETPTFSTHTPLRLGFFGQFRKEKNIIPLLDAFKMATFTGPVELLVQGATAKPEDGELFDAIADEYKDVPGLSFLHANLIGPDWDKALLDVDAILMPYGAERYRYHWSAMLYTAIGFYKPALVSPEINPEVLRDYHVGESLDISSVDTIRAGLEQFVNKMIEHPDIYEAGLVQANEDFGHKRMIDSIINV; this comes from the coding sequence ATGCGCGTAGCCATTTTGGAAAGTATCATTATGCCTGCCGGTCATGAGGTGGAATTTGACCGCATGATCATCAATGAATTAAAACGCCAAGGTCATGAACCGGTATTGATGGTGCCGGAGAACTTTACCTTTAAGGTTGATTATGGCGTTGAGGTTATCTATCTTGAGGGCGGAGAGGTAGTGACCTATGCAGGTGCATCGAAATGGAAAAAGCCGTTCTTGTCTCTATTGCGTGAACGACGCCGTCGTGCATGGTTTACTTCGGCTGCTAAAAAGTTAGAGGAACATAATTGTGATGCATTGATTATTCCAACCTCTACATATCGCTATATAAAGGCTCTATTGGATACGCCTCTCAAAAATGCAAAGGTTCCTGTTCATTTTATTTTCCATGGTATTGGCAAGGGTGAAAACGTACGGTTCTTGAAACAAGCGGAACGTGCCAATCGATATCCAAATATTTACCTAGATGTTATCACCTTGCGCGACGATATGCTGCGTAGTGATCTATCTCGCGTACGTCCTATCTTGCCTCCTGTGTTTACGCCATCCACGGGCGAAACGCCAACCTTCTCTACACATACGCCACTTCGTCTTGGATTTTTCGGACAATTCCGTAAGGAAAAGAATATTATTCCTCTATTGGATGCTTTCAAAATGGCTACCTTTACAGGTCCCGTAGAACTCTTGGTACAAGGGGCAACCGCAAAACCTGAGGACGGCGAACTATTTGATGCCATCGCTGACGAATATAAGGATGTGCCAGGGCTTTCATTCCTACATGCGAACCTCATCGGCCCCGATTGGGACAAGGCTCTACTCGATGTAGATGCCATCTTGATGCCTTACGGTGCCGAACGGTATCGCTATCACTGGAGCGCCATGCTCTACACGGCTATTGGGTTTTATAAACCCGCTTTGGTGTCGCCTGAAATTAACCCTGAGGTGCTTCGCGATTACCATGTTGGTGAAAGCTTAGACATATCCTCGGTAGATACGATTCGCGCTGGATTAGAACAATTCGTAAACAAAATGATTGAACATCCAGATATATATGAGGCAGGTTTGGTACAAGCCAATGAAGACTTTGGACATAAACGGATGATCGATTCGATTATTAATGTATAG
- a CDS encoding glycosyltransferase family 2 protein, protein MATLTVIILAKNEEQHMKDCIASAQFADEVLLIDDGSTDKTVEIAESMGARVVHHAMNGDWSQQRRFAVEEARSEWIFFLDADERISPELQREVQEVLAKDEKKAYWIERSNVFHHNKATHGVLRPDYVLRFMPKEGTNIEGFVHETISSTYPEAKLRGKMYHYTYDNWHQYFNKFNNYTTLAAKKYKENGKSCSFVKDILIRPSWAFFKVYILDRGFLDGKIGFILSANHYFYTMIKYVKLYYLLKSNGKL, encoded by the coding sequence ATGGCAACACTAACGGTCATTATTTTGGCTAAAAATGAAGAACAACATATGAAAGACTGTATCGCATCTGCACAATTTGCTGACGAGGTCCTTCTTATCGATGACGGCAGTACGGATAAAACGGTAGAGATTGCTGAATCTATGGGGGCTCGCGTCGTACATCACGCAATGAACGGCGATTGGTCCCAACAACGACGCTTTGCCGTCGAAGAGGCTCGGTCCGAATGGATTTTCTTCCTCGATGCGGATGAACGCATTTCGCCAGAATTGCAACGAGAAGTACAAGAGGTATTGGCTAAGGATGAGAAAAAAGCATACTGGATTGAACGGTCTAATGTGTTCCATCACAACAAGGCCACTCATGGCGTGTTGCGTCCCGATTATGTGTTGCGATTTATGCCAAAAGAAGGCACGAATATAGAAGGATTTGTACACGAAACCATATCTAGTACCTATCCAGAGGCTAAACTACGTGGCAAAATGTACCATTATACCTATGATAATTGGCACCAGTACTTCAATAAATTCAATAACTATACGACATTAGCGGCTAAGAAATATAAGGAAAATGGGAAATCCTGTTCCTTTGTAAAGGATATTCTTATCCGTCCAAGCTGGGCTTTTTTCAAGGTGTACATTTTAGATAGAGGTTTTTTAGATGGAAAAATAGGATTTATCCTATCCGCGAACCATTATTTCTACACCATGATTAAGTATGTAAAACTATACTATTTATTGAAATCTAATGGGAAATTATAA
- a CDS encoding LTA synthase family protein — MGEQFFLSLQQNIKLFLWLPILCAIFRAIFIYVYHPYENLNGKGKIISKCFTFGFWWGMDINAYQLLILLVLGTLPFLAFPDYYMTAAIVLNTVLSCIIYAAFAGKMQFYKHFNDTYNYMLHYGKHADKKNLIDIFFNQDKGWWVLAGFIPVAAISYGASTLLSAIPSIPYPYFESNIAAGASAFGFLVIYVVIYYWLHYGGTLNHRNKPEWDVVPTIVKEDIFFAKATIDDLEALKLVRKTPLTAAQMKSDEELVEDVNHLMPRSDWQMLDNPLHAFKRVAKGARITKPKHIFLIVGESIPQWSMDPLYMNFNICPGLRRFAADTHTARVPNFLPAGNVSRPSISSLMSGIYDSGMELNEKEIFWNNTLPTALAAQMKRLGYQTIYWYGGNSSSGNFTKYGKAQGFDRIENATEFCGPNVPQTWLGVYDHVFLEEAAKRIVDMDEPTFHFVYTTTNHGPYKLEDKYLDFDAHRDLPGVGDDILNRKDGNKGLATYKYCDKAIFNFVDDMKVKFPDSLFIVTGDHSNLFGQFNNTSFLHRDYTMREIRNTVFYMQHPELSQTSLSASIGTHLSIMPTIIEAIAPKGFEYYAAVPSAFNEQPDVHVTPYQWITSDMVGDVHGDYGQYQTYTAEPSEYIRPIDNHAQDAEYWRSLSAWMMKFYANVQ, encoded by the coding sequence ATGGGCGAACAATTCTTTTTATCTCTTCAGCAGAATATAAAATTATTTTTATGGCTTCCAATTCTTTGTGCTATATTTAGAGCTATTTTTATCTATGTATATCATCCTTATGAAAATCTTAATGGAAAAGGAAAAATCATAAGTAAATGCTTTACCTTTGGATTTTGGTGGGGCATGGATATCAACGCGTATCAGCTATTGATTTTGCTTGTGCTCGGTACATTGCCATTCTTGGCCTTTCCAGATTACTACATGACGGCAGCCATCGTCCTCAATACGGTGTTGAGTTGCATTATTTATGCTGCCTTTGCCGGTAAGATGCAGTTCTACAAGCACTTTAATGATACGTACAACTACATGTTGCACTATGGTAAACATGCAGATAAGAAAAACCTCATCGATATCTTCTTTAATCAAGACAAGGGTTGGTGGGTGCTCGCCGGATTCATTCCTGTGGCGGCCATTAGCTATGGTGCTAGCACATTGTTATCTGCGATTCCGTCCATTCCGTATCCTTATTTTGAAAGCAACATCGCAGCCGGCGCGAGTGCCTTTGGGTTCTTGGTAATCTATGTGGTGATTTACTACTGGCTTCATTATGGTGGTACATTGAATCACCGCAATAAACCGGAATGGGATGTAGTGCCAACCATCGTTAAGGAGGATATCTTCTTTGCGAAGGCCACCATCGACGATTTAGAGGCTCTCAAATTGGTTCGTAAAACGCCGTTGACGGCGGCCCAAATGAAATCGGATGAGGAACTCGTAGAGGATGTGAATCATCTCATGCCGCGCAGCGATTGGCAAATGTTGGACAATCCATTACATGCCTTTAAACGCGTAGCAAAAGGTGCTCGCATTACTAAACCTAAGCATATCTTTTTGATTGTTGGTGAAAGCATCCCTCAGTGGTCCATGGATCCGTTGTATATGAATTTTAATATCTGTCCAGGTTTGCGTCGTTTTGCAGCAGATACACATACGGCTCGTGTGCCTAATTTCTTACCTGCTGGTAATGTGTCGCGCCCTTCTATTTCAAGTCTCATGAGCGGTATCTACGATAGCGGCATGGAATTGAATGAAAAGGAAATTTTCTGGAACAATACATTGCCTACGGCTCTGGCAGCACAAATGAAACGATTAGGATACCAAACCATTTACTGGTATGGTGGTAACTCATCGAGTGGTAACTTTACGAAATACGGCAAGGCTCAAGGCTTTGACCGCATTGAAAATGCTACCGAATTCTGTGGTCCTAATGTACCACAAACATGGCTTGGCGTATACGATCATGTATTCCTCGAAGAGGCGGCAAAACGTATTGTGGATATGGACGAACCGACATTCCATTTTGTATATACTACGACTAATCATGGTCCCTATAAATTGGAAGATAAGTACCTTGATTTTGATGCCCATCGTGATTTGCCTGGCGTTGGCGATGATATTTTGAATCGCAAGGATGGCAATAAGGGCTTAGCTACTTACAAATATTGCGATAAGGCTATTTTTAATTTCGTTGACGATATGAAAGTGAAGTTCCCAGATAGTTTGTTCATCGTAACGGGTGACCATTCCAATCTATTTGGTCAGTTTAATAATACATCCTTCTTGCATCGGGATTATACGATGCGTGAAATTCGCAATACCGTGTTTTACATGCAACATCCAGAGCTTTCACAAACATCATTATCCGCATCTATCGGCACGCATCTAAGCATTATGCCAACCATCATAGAGGCCATCGCGCCGAAAGGGTTCGAATATTATGCAGCGGTGCCATCCGCATTCAATGAACAACCAGATGTGCACGTAACGCCATACCAATGGATCACAAGCGACATGGTAGGGGACGTGCACGGCGACTATGGACAATACCAAACATACACGGCGGAACCATCCGAATACATCCGCCCAATCGACAATCACGCACAGGACGCAGAATATTGGCGCTCCTTATCGGCGTGGATGATGAAATTTTATGCTAATGTACAATAG
- a CDS encoding transcriptional regulator, protein MEIIDTALIERIRKALIKRYDRDQQIQQMIEEIGAEEGLNESELAIVYQAYLEVKERVYYTSSLVDLWNQIEEVQKRMSMLHTYDSLEEDLFGNVLGDDQEDIIIADKSYLGKGVSHTNDVYAMEQVQLSDIPAQHDSTVGMNHIKLSELHSMGGLFTGSGESSKHEMSDLDEALVEHMDVNSLDGVESLEVRHLDEENPFDEENSVLLSKSKDTEISHTNKDASSKKDDINENDMSSIDPYTAVNALLFGKAGLDSDKANKKMEKLLKKQLKRVDDEWARINGTDEKSKKSKEDKKSKDDKKSKDDKKSKEDKKDKKHKKSKKDKHSKSEDKLKKKKDKAEKKLKVLNDKLKTVFLSDTFSKKDKKKDKKKDKKSKKDGSEKK, encoded by the coding sequence GTGGAAATCATCGATACAGCATTGATTGAACGTATTCGCAAGGCCTTAATTAAACGATATGATCGAGATCAACAAATTCAACAAATGATTGAAGAAATTGGTGCCGAAGAGGGACTCAATGAGTCTGAATTAGCTATCGTTTACCAAGCTTATTTAGAGGTTAAGGAACGCGTATACTACACATCCTCTCTCGTGGATTTGTGGAATCAAATTGAAGAGGTTCAAAAACGGATGTCCATGTTGCATACCTACGATTCTCTTGAAGAGGATTTGTTTGGTAATGTGTTAGGCGACGATCAAGAAGATATCATCATTGCTGATAAATCGTATCTTGGCAAGGGTGTTAGCCATACTAACGATGTGTACGCTATGGAACAGGTCCAATTGTCCGATATTCCTGCACAGCACGATTCTACAGTGGGCATGAACCATATTAAATTGAGCGAATTACATTCTATGGGTGGTCTTTTTACAGGTTCTGGTGAAAGCTCCAAACATGAGATGTCTGACCTTGATGAAGCACTTGTAGAGCATATGGATGTAAATTCACTAGATGGTGTGGAAAGTTTAGAAGTCCGTCACTTAGATGAAGAAAATCCATTTGATGAGGAAAACTCTGTATTACTTTCAAAATCTAAAGATACAGAAATATCCCATACAAATAAGGATGCATCTAGTAAAAAAGATGATATAAATGAAAATGATATGTCCTCTATTGATCCATATACAGCAGTAAATGCTTTGTTATTCGGCAAAGCTGGCCTAGATTCTGATAAAGCCAATAAGAAGATGGAAAAGCTTCTTAAAAAGCAATTGAAACGCGTAGATGATGAATGGGCGCGTATCAATGGGACTGACGAAAAGTCTAAAAAATCCAAAGAAGATAAGAAATCTAAGGATGACAAGAAATCCAAAGATGATAAAAAGTCTAAAGAGGATAAAAAGGATAAAAAACATAAAAAGTCTAAAAAAGATAAACATTCTAAATCCGAAGATAAGTTAAAGAAAAAGAAAGACAAGGCTGAAAAGAAGCTTAAGGTCTTAAATGACAAGTTAAAAACAGTCTTCTTATCTGATACTTTCAGTAAAAAAGATAAGAAAAAAGACAAGAAAAAGGATAAAAAATCCAAAAAGGATGGATCCGAAAAAAAGTAG
- a CDS encoding methyltransferase domain-containing protein produces MTSEQEWEQVLQIKTAGRDDSRSDTEHHPYEPTDYCVLERLANSGHIRKKNTLIDYGSGKGRVSIFMAYQTGCHSIGIEYDERLYEKALINGESPAARNRVSFVHGDAALYELPDQADHCFFFNPFALHTIKRVLGNIFDSLYHHPREIKLFFYYVNEEVENFLNNHVRLEQEEPIDCSDLFEERDVKERILVYSVNLF; encoded by the coding sequence ATGACAAGTGAACAGGAATGGGAACAGGTTTTACAAATAAAGACAGCTGGCCGTGATGATAGTCGGTCTGATACGGAGCATCATCCGTATGAGCCGACGGATTATTGTGTGCTTGAACGCTTGGCGAATAGTGGTCATATTCGCAAGAAAAATACCCTCATTGATTATGGTAGTGGCAAGGGCCGTGTTAGTATTTTTATGGCGTACCAAACGGGTTGTCATTCCATCGGCATCGAATACGATGAACGGCTCTATGAAAAGGCTCTAATTAATGGTGAAAGCCCAGCAGCCCGCAATCGTGTGAGCTTTGTTCATGGTGATGCGGCGCTTTATGAATTGCCAGATCAAGCAGATCATTGCTTTTTCTTTAATCCCTTTGCGCTCCATACGATTAAGCGGGTATTAGGAAATATCTTTGATTCTCTGTATCATCATCCTCGTGAAATTAAGCTATTTTTCTACTACGTAAACGAAGAGGTAGAAAACTTCTTGAATAACCATGTGCGATTGGAACAGGAAGAACCCATTGATTGCAGTGATCTCTTTGAAGAACGTGATGTAAAAGAACGAATTTTAGTGTATTCAGTCAATTTATTTTAG
- a CDS encoding hemolysin family protein, with translation MDSDLTLDFIIIVVLIIANGLFSMTELAIVNAKKRKLEEMAEAGNDRAKKAFELAENPNEMFSTIQIGITLVGILTGLYSGATFSGPLEDILVASIPSIEPYAASISSFLIVAIITYLSLVIGELVPKRLALNSPESIAVVVSKPIYWLSVALKPIVSFLGISTEFLLKLLGVTVKEEAPVTESEINKMLTEGVAMGAYEEEEPILVENIFHLADMNAGDIMTPRTQLKWIDLNGTEDEIMEVLKNANHYRIPVGTDSLDELKGLVTVSDVLVQIMQRPSERSIHDIIESCLKEPLLIPESITLMKLLNVLRTEGVHETIVLDEYGGFSGLVTLHDIMEEIVGLMPSGEEEIKEEENKIVEREDGSWLVDGLLDVDEFKEFFHIDEELPGEEKDLYKTMGGLLNVLFGRIPKELDKAKWNGYTFEVIDMDNTRIDKILVTYEEPIVEQEEEKN, from the coding sequence ATGGACAGTGATCTGACCTTAGATTTTATAATTATCGTCGTATTAATCATCGCGAATGGCTTGTTCTCTATGACGGAACTGGCCATCGTCAATGCAAAGAAACGAAAATTAGAGGAAATGGCCGAAGCAGGCAATGATCGTGCTAAAAAGGCCTTTGAATTAGCAGAAAATCCAAACGAGATGTTCTCTACCATTCAAATTGGTATTACCCTCGTTGGTATCTTAACAGGTTTATATTCTGGTGCTACCTTCTCTGGTCCTTTAGAGGATATCTTAGTGGCAAGCATTCCAAGCATCGAACCCTATGCTGCATCTATTAGCTCCTTCCTCATCGTTGCTATCATCACCTATTTATCCCTCGTTATTGGCGAGCTCGTGCCGAAACGTTTAGCATTAAATAGTCCTGAAAGCATTGCCGTTGTAGTATCTAAACCTATTTACTGGTTATCGGTAGCATTAAAACCTATCGTTAGCTTCCTCGGCATTTCCACAGAATTCCTTTTAAAATTACTAGGCGTTACTGTGAAAGAAGAGGCGCCTGTTACAGAGTCTGAAATCAACAAAATGCTTACCGAAGGTGTTGCCATGGGTGCTTACGAAGAAGAGGAACCTATCCTCGTAGAAAATATCTTCCACTTGGCAGATATGAACGCTGGTGACATCATGACACCTCGTACGCAGCTCAAATGGATCGACCTTAACGGTACAGAGGACGAAATTATGGAAGTCCTCAAAAATGCCAACCATTACCGTATTCCTGTAGGTACCGATTCCTTGGACGAATTAAAAGGTCTCGTTACCGTATCTGACGTATTAGTTCAAATCATGCAACGTCCTAGCGAACGTTCCATTCATGATATTATTGAATCTTGTTTGAAAGAACCATTACTCATTCCAGAATCCATTACACTCATGAAATTGTTGAACGTACTCCGTACAGAAGGCGTTCATGAAACCATCGTTCTCGATGAATACGGCGGTTTCAGCGGTCTTGTAACCTTACATGACATTATGGAAGAAATCGTAGGCCTCATGCCTTCCGGTGAAGAAGAAATTAAGGAAGAAGAAAACAAAATCGTCGAACGTGAAGACGGATCTTGGCTTGTAGATGGCCTCCTCGACGTAGATGAGTTTAAAGAATTCTTCCACATCGATGAAGAATTACCAGGCGAAGAAAAAGACTTGTACAAAACAATGGGTGGTCTCTTAAATGTTCTCTTTGGTCGCATTCCAAAAGAATTAGACAAAGCAAAATGGAATGGCTATACCTTTGAAGTCATCGACATGGATAATACCCGTATCGATAAAATCCTTGTTACCTACGAAGAACCTATTGTAGAACAAGAAGAAGAAAAAAATTAA